The Erpetoichthys calabaricus chromosome 5, fErpCal1.3, whole genome shotgun sequence genome has a segment encoding these proteins:
- the LOC114641622 gene encoding oocyte zinc finger protein XlCOF6-like: MALVKEHSMDERLALVKEEDCDWGQPEDLCAKPEDRERISVFKEEECKEEIREVKVEDSKNLSVSVGLQKHERPKTFKQEISEASHSSLQPWSSKRGEPAPQQNSIELKSESERKITEGDGKEGEEQRSSKDTGINVQENDSFSSSSFGQMSLGCRQIHNQELEKIKKSTRGSETVTAASLQCSSLPAAKLTKTDFINPDQQPRNDTDQEPLYVDQEYGTFFKNKPECKDQMRIYMRPKPHACLECGKLFSQSNNLRRHKRIHTGEKPYSCPECGKRFSHRSSLKRHNSIHTGEKPYRCSDCDKQFSRSSSLQQHTQIHTRERPFGCPECGRRFSRKNILQKHLKIHTGEKPHCCSECGQRFLEVRQLQDHIQVHAWEKTYCCTECGKEFLQVSHLQNHMRIHTGGKKYCCLKCGKQFTHTGSLHKHKRIHTGEKPHCCSECGKRFFQICNLQRHIRIHSGEKPYCCSECGKRFSNSSGLRSHERNHTGEKPHSCSDCGKCFSDRRSLDRHVRVHTGEKPHSCPECGKQFSQISTLQRHTRIHTGEKPYCCSDCGKRFSGSGALQQHIRSHTGEKPYSCSECGRRFSDSSNLQKHTQIHTGEKPYCCAQCGKRFSRSNSLDMHKRIHTREKPHCCPECGKQFSQIRSLQNHIRTHTEEKPFCCSECGKRFSDSSRLQRHIKIHTVEDPHECGKRFT, encoded by the exons ATGGCCTTAGTCAAGGAGCATAGCATGGATGAAAGACTGGCACTggttaaagaagaggactgtgacTGGGGGCAACCAGAGGATTTGTGTGCAAAGCCAGAGGATCGTGAgagaatttctgtttttaaagaggaggagtGCAAGGAGGAGATCAGAGAGGTTAAAGTTGAGGACTCCAAAAATCTCTCGGTGAGCGTTGGCCTGCAAAAGCATGAAAGACCGAAAACTTTCAAGCAAGAAATCAGTGAAGCGTCTCATTCCAGTTTACAGCCCTGGTCCAGTAAAAGAGGAGAACCGGCCCCCCAGCAGAATTCCATAGAGCTGAAATCGGAGTCTGAAAGGAAAATTACTGAAGGAGATggaaaagaaggagaagagcagCGGTCCTCCAAGGATACTGGCATAA ATGTCCAAGAGAATGACAGCTTCTCCTCATCTTCATTTGGTCAGATGTCTCTTGGGTGCAGACAGATACATAACCAGGAACTGGAGAAGATAAAGAAATCAACAAGAGGATCAGAGACTGTGACAGCAGCCTCTTTGCAATGCAGTTCTCTTCCCGCTGCCAAGCTAACAAAGACAGATTTCATCAATCCTGACCAACAGCCAAGGAATGACACGGATCAGGAGCCTTTGTATGTCGACCAAGAGTACggaacatttttcaaaaacaaaccGGAGTGCAAAGATCAGATGAGAATTTATATGAGACCGAAACCCCATgcctgtttggaatgtggcaaactatTTTCACAGAGCAACAATCTTCGCCGACACAAAcggattcacactggagagaaaccgtaCTCCTGTCCGGAATGTGGCAAGCGATTTTCTCACCGGAGCAGTCTCAAAAGACACAACAGcattcatactggagaaaagccatacagatgttctgatTGTGACAAACAGTTCTCCAGGAGTAGCTCTCTTCAGCAACACACGCAGATTCACACAAGAGAAAGGCCATTTGGCTGTCCGGAATGTGGCAGAAGATTTTCCCGCAAAAATATTcttcagaaacatttaaaaattcacacaggagaaaaacctcattgctgttcagagtGTGGGCAAAGATTCTTGGAAGTGAGGCAACTTCAAGACCACATCCAGGTTCATGCCTGGGAGAAAACGTATTGTtgtactgaatgtggcaaagAGTTCCTACAAGTAAGCCATCTTCAGAACCAcatgagaattcacactggggGGAAAAAGTACTGCTGTTTGAAATGTGGGAAACAATTCACACACACTGGTAGTCTTCACAAGCATAAaagaattcacacgggagagaaaccTCACTGCTGTTCTGAGTGTGGAAAAAGATTCTTTCAGATATGCAATCTTCAACGCCATATCAGAATTCATAGTGGGGAGAAAccttattgttgttctgaatgtgggaaacgattCTCAAACAGCAGTGGCCTTCGGAGCCATGAAAGAAATCACACTGGTGAGAAGCCTCATAGTTGTTCTGACTGTGGCAAGTGTTTCTCGGACAGAAGGAGTCTTGACAGACACGTGagagttcacacaggagagaaaccacacagctgtccagaatgtggcaaacagttttcacaaataagCACCCTTCAGCGCCACAcgagaatccacactggagaaaaaccttacTGCTGTTCCGACTGTGGGAAACGATTCTCAGGCAGCGGTGCCCTGCAACAGCACATACGCagtcacactggagagaagccttacagttgttctgaatgtggtaggCGATTCTCTGACAGTAGCAATCTTCAGAAGCACACACAGATTCATAcgggagaaaagccatattgttgtgcccaatgtggcaaaagattttcgCGCAGCAACAGTCTTGACatgcacaaaagaattcacacgagGGAGAAACCCCATTGCTGTCCagagtgtggcaaacaattttcacAAATCCGCAGTCTTCAGAATCACATTAGAACCCACACGGAAGAAAAACccttttgctgttctgaatgtggtaaacgattttCTGACAGTAGCAGGCTCCAAAGACATATAAAAATTCACACTGTTGAAGATCCacatgaatgtggcaaacgatttacATAG